The nucleotide sequence AGCCAGGTGAACATCGGCGGTCATGAAATCAATGACTTCGTTGTATTCAGATTTTGGATATTTGTCTTTGAACCAGGCTTGAGTTTTCAGATAAACGCCATAGCGCTGCTTTTCAAAAAGCGTCAAAAGCAAACGAGCCTGTTTGTTTTCTTCCGTGGACTGCGGGGAAATCTGATAGATCGCCGGAGTGATCTTCATTTTCTCCCAGTAACTAACTGGAGTTTCCAGCATCGGGAATGGGATATAATAGTTATCCTTGGCGCGAATCATCGCCTCTTCTTTGATCTCATAGTCTTTAACAGAGAAGCGGGAATATTCCGGGTCACCACCGTCGAAGATACCGGATTTCACAGAATCATTAGCGACAAAACCCACACCCTGATCCGCAATCGCCAAAGTATCAGCTGCTGGCTTGCGGTTCTTATCAGTTTTAGCTTTCGCTACAGGTTTCACGTCTTTAGCAGGCAGCTCGGTCGGAATCTGTGTGTCTTTCTTAGCAACCGCTTTGCTGTCTTTTTTCGGTTTCGCCGATGGATTCAAATAGAAATCCATGATCAGGCGAGAAGGCTGATCCGTCAGGTAATCAAATGTCTCGATGTCTTCACCAGAAAGGGTGAACTGAATCACGTTCTTGCCATCCGGACCCTTGCGATCCACGGCAACAGCTGTCACGAAATCACTTTTAAAGGAGGAAAGAGAACCAATCGTGGATTCATCCAACGCAGGCACGGTCATTTCAACGACAACCTGACCTTTTTTATCAAGGCGTTTGACGTCGTAATCCCAATTTTGCTGACCCGACAGTTCCATGTGAACAGTGTCGCCCTGAAAATTAATGATTCCATTGACCTTCGCCGCTTGCGCTGAAGCTAGACCAAAGAACAGGCATCCTGCCACGATCAAATTGCGTAAAGTGTTCACTCCTTGAACCCCTTCTCTTCCCTTCGTTCTGCTATTGCACATACGGTGCCACCTCTTTCAAAGGTCCATTGGCAAATAATTTCCAGATGGGCAAAAAGTTTCATAGAATTTCCAACACCCCCGCCAAAACGCTGACGGCTGACGACCCGGCCCTTGGCAGGGGCTTAGGCAATCCAGCCGCTTCAAACAGTCCTCGCGGACGCCGTCCCGTTGGGACGTGCTGCTGCGGAACTCGCGTCTGGCTTGCCTAAGCCCCTGCCAAGCGCCTGGTGTGCCGGCAAATTTTGGCGGTATCTGGGGTGCACGCTTTGCGTGTTCCCTGAACTTTTTCTACGCGCTAACGAGAGCTCTCGGTAGGGCGCTAGAAGCAGTGGGGGAATTCGGATTTTGAAAGGTGATACGGCTTGGTCTAGGGGGAGTGGGGAGAGCGGTGGTGGCCCAGCCCCAAGTTCCGCAGCAGCAGGTCCCGCAGGGATCGCGTCCGCGAGGATGTGTTCGAAGGGGATGGGGCGCCACCGCTCTCCCCACTCCCCCTAGACCGAGGCACTGTTTCGCCGTACAGACTCTGGATTTTTCCTCAATTTATTCCGATGGATGGGTGCTATGAAGAACATCTTTGTTGTTTGCATCTTGAGTGCTTTGGTTGTTAGTTGTGTGTCGGTGAATTTGCCGGGGCGGAAATCTGTGCCTGCCAAGGGTGTCGAGTTTTCTTCGCCTGCCGCGCCTTTTAAATCTATTGATGCTGCCAATTCCGACAAAGCCTGGTTGAGTTCATCCACCGGAAATACAATTTCCTTTGTTTCTGATTGTGGTGGGTCGGATCCTTCGCTTCAGCAAATGGAAACAGAGTCTTTGGCGGCGCTTTCTAATTTGGATGTTAAATCTGATACTTTGATGTTCAACGGTCGCGAGGCTCGTCAATCCGTGGCTGCGGGCACGGTGGATGGCATTCCGGTGCAGCTTTCTCTTTTGGTGTTTAAGAAAAATAACTGCAACTATACTTTGAGTTACGGTGGCGTTCAGAAGCAGTTTGCGGCTGAACAAAAGCACTTTGAAGACTTTAAGGCTCAGTTTAAGGCTCCGTGATGAATAACCTCGCCCTGCCCTTCACAGTCTTTATGATGGAAGTCCTTCACTTTATTGGTGGAGTGGGGCTGCTGAGTCGTGACGTCTTCCGTGAAACCTTTCGCGGAAAAATCTATTACAAACTTATCTCTGAACAAATCTATCAGATTGGCATGCGTTCCTTGCCCTTGATCGTGATCACCGCCGTCAGTATCGGCATGGTGATGTCCCTGCAGTTTGGTATGGGCCTGGAAAAGTTCGGTGGTAAACTTTATGTGCCGAAACTGCTGGCGGTGACCATCCTGCGTGAAATGGGGCCGGTGTTCACAAGTCTGATGCTGGCAGCGCGTGTGGGTGCGGGTATTGCCAGCGAGATCGGCAGTATGGTCGTCACCCAGCAGATTGACGCGATTCGTGCCCTGGGCACATCCCCGATCAAAAAAATCGTTATCCCCCGTGTTCTGGCCTGCCTGATCACCCTGCCGATTCTGGTGTCTATCGCCAACATTGTCGGAAATCTTGGGGGCTTGATCATCGGTGCGACCGAATTGAATCTGGATCCCAATTTCTATTACCTGAAAGTGATGACGACTTCCAACATCCAGGACTATCTGTCAGGATTTGCGAAGACCTTCTTCTTTGCCATCTTCATTGCGATTCCGTCCTGCTATTTTGGTCTGAATGTGAAAGCCGGAACTAAAGAGGTCGGCATTGCCACCACCAAAGCAGTCGTGGTGTCCTCGATCCTGATCGTGGTTGGTGACTTCTTCCTTTCGAAACTGTTCTGGATTGTGGAGAAAATGATATGAGTGACAGCAAACAAGGCTTCATCGAAGTCGTTGATTTCCACAAATCCTTCGGCAACAAGAAAGTTCACCAGGGCGTGAACTTTTACGTGCGTAAAGGCGAGTGCCTGGGCCTGATCGGCGGCTCCGGAACCGGAAAGAGCGTTCTGTTGCGCAGTCTGGTGGGACTTGAAAAGCCCGACAGCGGCAAAATCCTGATCGACGGTGTGGATATCACCCCGATGAAAGAAAATGCCCTGATCGAAATCCGCAAGAAAGTGGCCTATGCCTTTCAGGGCGGCGCTTTGTTTGATTCGATGTCAGTGTACGAAAACCTGGCTTATCCTTTGCGCGAACATTTCAACTTCAGCGAAGCCGAAATTTCCCGTCAGATCACCGAAACCCTGCAGGAGTTTGGCCTGCCGGGTTCTGAAAACCTGCTGCCCGGAAATCTTTCCGGCGGTATGCAAAAACGTGTGGGCCTGGCCCGTGCGATGATGATGCACCCGGAAGTCGTTTTGTACGATGAACCGACCGCAGGCCTTGATCCCTACAACACCAAACGCATCCAGGAATCCATCTTAAGCCTGAAGGCCAAGGGTGTGACCTCGATTCTGGTGACCCATGATATGCC is from Bdellovibrio bacteriovorus str. Tiberius and encodes:
- a CDS encoding MlaE family ABC transporter permease, with protein sequence MNNLALPFTVFMMEVLHFIGGVGLLSRDVFRETFRGKIYYKLISEQIYQIGMRSLPLIVITAVSIGMVMSLQFGMGLEKFGGKLYVPKLLAVTILREMGPVFTSLMLAARVGAGIASEIGSMVVTQQIDAIRALGTSPIKKIVIPRVLACLITLPILVSIANIVGNLGGLIIGATELNLDPNFYYLKVMTTSNIQDYLSGFAKTFFFAIFIAIPSCYFGLNVKAGTKEVGIATTKAVVVSSILIVVGDFFLSKLFWIVEKMI
- a CDS encoding ABC transporter ATP-binding protein, giving the protein MSDSKQGFIEVVDFHKSFGNKKVHQGVNFYVRKGECLGLIGGSGTGKSVLLRSLVGLEKPDSGKILIDGVDITPMKENALIEIRKKVAYAFQGGALFDSMSVYENLAYPLREHFNFSEAEISRQITETLQEFGLPGSENLLPGNLSGGMQKRVGLARAMMMHPEVVLYDEPTAGLDPYNTKRIQESILSLKAKGVTSILVTHDMPTVYAVCDKVALLLNGKIGEQYTIEKLKQEPAGVMSQFINGESA